One genomic segment of Streptomyces liangshanensis includes these proteins:
- a CDS encoding GH92 family glycosyl hydrolase yields MQERSGPRRRQWHTAALVATASLLVLTAPSAALAQPARPAPADREFTSSFEADESQPDWRNTVEVGPDGGKRASGVDGGFNAGIPGNVTDQVTEVRASAENGGGGETKENLVDVTPGTKWLAFESTAWLEFDLAQPVKVVTYALTSANDHAERDPEDWTLQGSADGKEWKDLDSRTGETFSERFQTKSYEFDNSTAFAHYRLNITANNGGSGSNITQLADVQFSDGDTSPPAPAEMRTQVDRGPSGSPTAKSGAGFTGTRALKYAGTHQPEGRAYSYNKVFDVNTAVRRDTALSYRIYPSLPETDLNYPATNVSVDLAFTDGTYLSDLKALDSHGGLLTPQGQGAAKRLYVNQWNQVDSRIGSVAAGKTVDRVLVAYDAPKGPGKFQGWIDDITLAPKAPEKRLAHLSDYASTVRGTNSSGSFSRGNTFPATAVPNGFNFWTPVTNAGSDSWLYEYARANNADNLPTLLAFSASHEPSPWMGDRQTFQLMPSVATGVPDPDRAERALPFRHENETAKPHYYGVTFENGLKAEMTPTDHAAMMRFTYPGDDASIVFDNISNAGGLTLDPATDSFTGFSDVKSGLSTGATRLFVYGVFDAPVTASGKLTGGGRDDVTGYLRFDAGADRIVGLRLATSLISVDQAKKNLADEIPAGTGFEKVESRAQKAWDGLLGRIEVEGADHDQLTSLYSSLYRLYLYPNSGFENTGTKARPKQQYASPFSPQTGPDTPTQTGAKIVDGEVYVNNGFWDTYRTTWPAYSFLTPKKAGKLVDGFVQQYKDGGWISRWSSPGYADLMTGTSSDVAFADAYVKGVDFDAETAYEAALKNATVAPPMSGVGRKGMETSPFLGYASTETHEGLSWSLEGYLNDYGLAEMGQALYKKTKKARYKEESEYFLNRAQNYVSLFDTKAGFFQGRNLKGDWRVPSANYDPRVWGYDYTETNGWGYAFTAPQDSRGLANLYGGRAGLADKLDTYFATPETAGAEFVGSYGGVIHEMTEARDVRMGMYGHSNQVAHHVTYMYNAASQPWKTQEKVREVLSRLYTGSEIGQGYHGDEDNGEQSAWYLFSSLGFYPLVMGSGEYAIGSPLFTKTTVHLENGRDLVVKAPKNSAKNIYVQGLKVNGKTWNSTSLPHDVLEKGGVLEFAMGSKPSTWGTGANAAPVSITKDDKVPAPRTDAVTASGPLFDNSSRTEAPVESVDLPVATSTRAVQYTLTSAKAATAPGGWRLEGSADGTTWKTLDTRAGETFAWDKQTRAFTVPRPGSYAHYRLVTDGQATLAEVELLR; encoded by the coding sequence ATGCAGGAGAGATCCGGTCCCCGGCGCAGACAATGGCATACGGCCGCCCTCGTGGCGACCGCGTCGTTGCTCGTCCTGACGGCCCCGTCCGCCGCCCTCGCACAGCCCGCCCGGCCGGCGCCGGCCGATAGGGAATTCACCTCCTCATTCGAGGCGGACGAATCCCAGCCGGACTGGCGCAACACCGTAGAAGTCGGACCCGACGGCGGGAAACGGGCATCCGGGGTCGACGGCGGCTTCAACGCCGGTATCCCCGGCAATGTCACCGACCAGGTGACCGAGGTCCGCGCCAGTGCCGAGAACGGAGGTGGCGGCGAGACCAAGGAGAATCTGGTCGACGTCACCCCCGGCACGAAATGGCTCGCCTTCGAGTCCACCGCCTGGCTGGAGTTCGACCTCGCACAGCCGGTCAAGGTGGTCACCTACGCCCTGACCTCGGCGAACGACCACGCGGAGCGCGACCCGGAGGACTGGACGCTCCAGGGCTCGGCCGACGGGAAGGAGTGGAAGGACCTCGACTCCCGTACCGGCGAGACATTCTCGGAACGCTTTCAGACCAAATCATATGAATTCGATAATTCAACCGCGTTCGCGCATTACCGGCTGAACATCACGGCGAACAACGGTGGTTCGGGCTCCAACATCACCCAACTGGCGGACGTCCAGTTCTCCGACGGCGACACCAGCCCGCCGGCGCCGGCCGAGATGCGCACCCAGGTCGACCGCGGCCCGTCCGGCTCGCCGACCGCGAAGTCCGGCGCCGGGTTCACCGGCACCCGGGCGCTGAAGTACGCCGGTACGCACCAGCCCGAGGGGCGCGCGTACTCGTACAACAAGGTCTTCGACGTCAACACGGCCGTGCGGCGCGACACCGCGCTCTCGTACCGGATCTACCCGTCCCTCCCGGAGACGGACCTCAACTACCCGGCGACGAACGTGTCGGTGGACCTGGCCTTCACCGACGGCACGTACCTCAGCGACCTCAAGGCGCTCGACTCGCACGGCGGCCTGCTGACCCCGCAGGGCCAGGGCGCCGCCAAGCGGCTGTACGTCAACCAGTGGAACCAGGTCGACTCCCGCATCGGCTCGGTCGCCGCGGGCAAGACCGTGGACCGCGTCCTGGTCGCGTACGACGCGCCCAAGGGCCCCGGGAAGTTCCAGGGCTGGATCGACGACATCACCCTGGCGCCCAAGGCCCCGGAGAAGCGCCTCGCGCACCTGTCGGACTACGCGTCCACGGTCCGCGGCACCAACTCCAGCGGGTCGTTCTCGCGCGGCAACACCTTCCCGGCGACCGCCGTGCCGAACGGCTTCAACTTCTGGACCCCGGTGACCAACGCCGGTTCCGACAGCTGGCTGTACGAGTACGCGCGCGCCAACAACGCCGACAACCTGCCGACGCTCCTGGCGTTCAGCGCCAGCCACGAGCCGAGCCCCTGGATGGGTGACCGGCAGACCTTCCAGCTGATGCCGTCCGTGGCCACCGGCGTCCCGGACCCGGACCGCGCCGAGCGGGCGCTGCCCTTCCGGCACGAGAACGAGACGGCGAAGCCGCACTACTACGGCGTCACGTTCGAGAACGGCCTCAAGGCCGAGATGACGCCGACCGACCACGCGGCGATGATGCGGTTCACCTACCCCGGTGACGACGCCAGCATCGTGTTCGACAACATTTCGAACGCGGGTGGGCTCACCCTCGACCCGGCGACCGACTCCTTCACCGGCTTCTCGGACGTCAAGAGCGGTCTGTCGACCGGCGCGACACGCCTCTTCGTGTACGGCGTCTTCGACGCCCCCGTCACCGCGAGCGGCAAGCTCACCGGCGGCGGGCGGGACGACGTCACCGGCTACCTGCGCTTCGACGCGGGAGCCGACCGTATCGTCGGACTGCGCCTCGCGACCTCGCTGATCAGCGTCGACCAGGCGAAGAAGAACCTCGCCGACGAGATCCCGGCCGGCACGGGCTTCGAGAAGGTCGAGAGCCGCGCGCAGAAGGCGTGGGACGGCCTGCTGGGCCGGATCGAGGTGGAGGGCGCGGACCACGACCAGCTGACGTCCCTGTACTCCAGCCTCTACCGGCTCTACCTGTACCCGAACTCGGGCTTCGAGAACACCGGTACGAAGGCGCGGCCGAAGCAGCAGTACGCCAGCCCCTTCTCGCCGCAGACCGGCCCCGACACGCCGACCCAGACCGGCGCGAAGATCGTCGACGGTGAGGTGTACGTCAACAACGGCTTCTGGGACACCTATCGGACGACGTGGCCCGCGTACTCCTTCCTCACCCCGAAGAAGGCCGGGAAGCTCGTCGACGGGTTCGTCCAGCAGTACAAGGACGGCGGCTGGATCTCCCGCTGGTCCTCACCCGGGTACGCCGACCTGATGACCGGCACCAGCTCGGACGTGGCCTTCGCCGACGCGTACGTGAAGGGGGTCGACTTCGACGCGGAGACGGCGTACGAGGCGGCCCTGAAGAACGCGACCGTGGCTCCCCCGATGTCGGGCGTGGGCCGCAAGGGCATGGAGACGTCGCCGTTCCTCGGCTACGCGTCCACCGAGACCCACGAGGGCCTCTCCTGGTCGCTGGAGGGCTACCTCAACGACTACGGCCTCGCGGAGATGGGCCAGGCGCTCTACAAGAAGACGAAGAAGGCGCGCTACAAGGAGGAGTCCGAGTACTTCCTCAACCGCGCCCAGAACTACGTCTCGCTCTTCGACACCAAGGCCGGCTTCTTCCAGGGCCGTAACCTCAAGGGCGACTGGCGGGTGCCGTCGGCGAACTACGACCCGCGGGTCTGGGGGTACGACTACACCGAGACGAACGGCTGGGGCTACGCCTTCACCGCGCCGCAGGACAGCCGCGGGCTGGCCAACCTGTACGGCGGCCGGGCCGGACTCGCCGACAAGCTCGACACCTACTTCGCGACGCCGGAGACCGCCGGGGCCGAGTTCGTGGGCTCGTACGGCGGCGTCATCCACGAGATGACGGAGGCGCGCGACGTCCGGATGGGCATGTACGGGCACTCCAACCAGGTCGCCCACCACGTCACGTACATGTACAACGCGGCCTCGCAGCCGTGGAAGACGCAGGAGAAGGTCCGCGAGGTCCTCTCCCGGCTCTACACCGGCAGCGAGATCGGCCAGGGATACCACGGCGACGAGGACAACGGCGAGCAGTCGGCCTGGTACCTCTTCTCGTCCCTGGGCTTCTACCCGCTGGTGATGGGCAGTGGCGAGTACGCGATCGGCTCGCCGCTCTTCACGAAGACGACGGTGCACCTGGAGAACGGCCGCGACCTGGTCGTCAAGGCGCCGAAGAACAGCGCGAAGAACATCTACGTGCAGGGCCTGAAGGTCAACGGCAAGACCTGGAACTCCACCTCGCTGCCGCACGACGTGCTGGAGAAGGGCGGGGTCCTGGAGTTCGCCATGGGATCCAAGCCCTCCACCTGGGGCACGGGCGCGAACGCGGCCCCGGTCTCGATCACGAAGGACGACAAGGTGCCGGCGCCGCGCACGGACGCGGTCACCGCGTCGGGCCCGCTCTTCGACAACTCCTCGCGCACCGAGGCCCCCGTCGAGTCGGTGGACCTGCCGGTGGCCACGTCCACGCGGGCGGTGCAGTACACGCTGACGTCGGCCAAGGCCGCTACGGCGCCGGGTGGTTGGCGGCTGGAGGGTTCGGCCGACGGCACGACGTGGAAGACGCTGGACACGCGGGCGGGTGAGACCTTCGCGTGGGACAAGCAGACGCGGGCGTTCACGGTCCCGCGTCCCGGGTCGTACGCGCACTACCGGCTGGTGACGGACGGTCAGGCGACGCTGGCGGAGGTGGAGCTGCTGCGCTGA